DNA from Variovorax sp. PBL-H6:
CACCCTGGCTCTTGCGCGAGCCCCTGCGCCTGGACATGGAAGGCGAGCGCCCGTGCTACCAGGGGCCGCTGCGCAAGCTGGTCGGGCCGCAGCGGGTGGAAACCGGCTGGTGGGGCGAGGGCCAGCCCGCGGTACGCGACTACTACATCGCGGAAAGCCCGAAGGCCGGTCTGGTGTGGATCTACTGCGAGCGGCCCTCCTCCTGCCTTACGTCCGGCACGCCGCGCTGGTACCTGCAAGGCCTGTATGCCTGAACTCGGCGACAAGCAGATCCGCAAGCAGGAGCGCGCCTCGGCCACGGTGCATGCCTTGCAGCCGCGGCTGCCGCAGCGGGAAGCCGGGCCGCCAAAGCCGCCAACGCCGCCAATGCCGCCGGGCCTGCCCTCCTATGCCGAGCTGCACTGCCTCACGAACTTCAGCTTCCAGCGCGGGGCCTCGCATCCCGAGGAGCTCGTGCAGCGCGCCTACGAACTCGGCTACGAGGCGCTCGCGATCACCGACGAATGCTCGGTGGCCGGCGTGGTACGGGCGTTCGAAGGGCTGCGTGAGCTCCTCGAAAACCTCGATCCGTCGGAACATCATCCCTTCCGGCTGCTGTTCGGCAGCGAGTTCCGCTTCGAGCGGTTCAAGCTCGTGGCGATCGCGCACGATCTCGATGGCTGGGGCAACCTCTGCGAGTTCATCACCGCCGCGCGCATCGCGGCGCCCAAGGGCACCTACGAGGTGAGCCTGGAAGGCAGCGACCTCGCCTCGCTGCGCAATTGCGAGATCCTTTTCGTGCCCCTGCGCACGCCCGGCGCCACGCCCGACGCCGAAGCGCTCGGTGCCGACCTGGCCGAGGTCGCGCGCCTCTTCGCGGGCCATCTCTGGATCGCGGCCGAGTTGCCCAACGAGCTCGACGACGACCTCTGGCTCGCGACTCTGTTGCAGGCGGGCGCGCAGGCCGGCGTACCGCTGCTGGCAGCCGGCGACGTGCACATGCACGTGCGCTCGCGCAAGCCGCTGCAGGACGTGATCACGGCCGTGCGCGAGGGCAGGGCGGTCGCCGAATGCGGCTTTGCGCTGCAATCCAATGCCGAGCGGCACCTGCGTTCGCGGCTGCGCCTGTCGAACCTCTATCCGGCCGAGTTGCTGGCCAACACCCTCGAAGTCGCGCGGCGCTGCACCTTCGACCTGAACGTGATCCGCGAGCACTACAAGTACCCGCTCGAGAACGTGGCCAACGGCGAGACGCCGGCCCAGACGCTGGTGCGCAAGACCTGGGAGGGTGCGCGCGAGAAGTATCCGCAGGGCGTTCCGGAGAAGGTGCAAGGCCAGATCCGGCACGAGCTCGATCTGATCATCGAAATGCACTACGAGATGTTCTTCCTCACCGTCGAAGACATCGTGCACTTCGCGCGCTCCAGGAAGATCCTGTGCCAGGGCCGTGGCTCCTCGGCCAACTCGGCAGTCTGCTTCTGCCTCGGCATCACCGCCATCGATCCAGAAACCGGCAACCTGCTGTTCGAGCGCTTCCTCAGCCGCGAGCGCCGCGAGCCGCCCGACATCGACGTCGACTTCGAGCACCAGCGGCGCGAGGAGGTGATCCAGTACATCTACCAGAAGTACGGCCGCGAGCGCGCCGCCATCGCCGCGGTCGTGATCTGCTACCGCTCCCGCAGCGCCCTGCGGGACGTAGGCAAGGCACTGGGCATCGATGCCCGACTGGTCGACGAGTTCGCCAAGGACCACTACTGGTTCGACGGCGTGGTTCTCGACCAGCGGCTGGAAGAGGCGATGCAGCGCTCGGGCGTGCAGGAAGCCATGCCCCGGCTGCTGCAGTGGATCGAGCTCACGCAGCAGCTGCGCGGATTTCCGCGCCACCTGAGCCAGCACGTGGGCGGCTTCGTGCTCACGCAGAGCAAGCTCACGCGCCTGGTGCCGGTCGAGAACGCATCCATGAAAGACCGCTCCGTCATCCAGTGGGAGAAGGACGACCTCGAGACCATGGGCATGCTCAAGGTCGACGTGCTGGCCCTCGGCATGCTGAGCGCCATCCGGCGCACGCTGGCCCTGGTGAACGGCTGGCGCGGCACGTCGCTGCAGATGCACCAGATACCGAACGACGATGAGGCCGTGTTCGACATGATCTGCGATGCCGACACCATCGGCGTGTTCCAGATCGAGAGCCGGGCGCAGATGACGATGCTGCCGCGCCTGAAGCCTCGCTGCTACTACGACCTGGTGATCGAGGTCGCCATCGTGCGGCCGGGGCCGATCCAGGGCGGCATGGTGCACCCGTACCTCAAGAATCGCGAGAGGCTCCGAAAGGGCGGCGAGATCGCCTACCGCTACCCCGACCTCATCCCGGCGCTCGGCCGCACCCTCGGCGTGCCGATCTTCCAGGAGCAGGTGATGCAGATCGCGATGATCGCGGCCAGGTTCACGCCCGACCAGGCCGATCGGCTGCGCCGCTCGATGGCCGCCTGGAAGCGCAAGGGCGGCGTGGAGAAGTTCCACGAGCCGCTGGTCGACGGCATGGTCGACAACGGCTACGACCGCGAATTTGCCGAGGCCATCTTCAAGCAGGTCCAGGGCTTTGGCGAATACGGCTTTCCTGAAAGCCATGCCGCGAGCTTCGCGCTGCTGGTGATCGTGAGCAGCTGGCTCAAGCTGCACGAGCCCGCCTGTTTCCTCGCCGCCATGCTCGATTCGCAGCCCATGGGCTTCTATTCACCCTCGCAGCTGGTGCAGGACGCTCGCCGGCATGGCGTCGAGGTGCGGCCGGTGGATGTGACCGCGAGCGAACTCGACTGCACTCTGGAATCTTCGGCTGTTGCGCCTTCCATCTCCCCCCATTTCGCCACCCGCCCGGGCCGCCCCCGCCAACCCGCCGTGCGCCTCGGCCTGCGCCGCATCGCAAGCCTCGGCGAAGCCGGCGCCCAACGCATCGTCGAAGCCCGCAACCAAGCTCCCTTCACCAGCACCGAAGACCTGGCCCTGCGCGCCGAGCTCGACGCCAAGGACATGGCCGCGCTCGCAGCGGCCGATGCGCTGCTCGCACTCTCGGGCCAGCGGCGCCAGCAGGTCTGGGACGCCACTGCGCAGCGGCGCGCGCCGGCGCTGCTCAAGGGCGTGCCCATCCATGAGCGGGCGCTGCAGCTGCCCCTGGCGCCGGAGGGCGAAGAAATCGTCGGCGACTACGCTTCGCTCGGCTTCACGCTGCGCCGCCATCCGCTGGCGCTGCTGCGCCCGCGTTTGGCGCGCATGAAGCTCAGCAGCGCCGAGCAGCTGCGCGACCTGCCCAGCGGCCAGACGGTGCGCGCCTGCGGCATGGTCATGGGACGGCAGCGCCCGCAGACCGCGAACGACACCATCTTCGTCACGCTCGAGGACGAGACCGGCAACGTCAACGTGATCGTCTGGAAGCACGTCGTCGAAGCCTGGCGCGAGCAGGTGCTGAAGTCGCAGCTGCTCGCGGTGCAGGGCACCTGGCAGCGCGACGTGGACAGCGGCGGCGAGGTGCGGCACGTGGTCGCCACCGGCTTCAGGGACCTGACGCCGCTCCTGGGGAGACTCGCAAGCAGCAGCAGGAGCCGCGACTTCCACTGAGGGGACAACGGCCTGCCCGGGAGCGTGCACGCCCGCGGCACGCCGATGCCGCTTCCCGGTGCAAACCCGGTGTACGAGAGCACCGAAATTAAGTATTCTCTCCATTAAATTGGAGAAGTTGCTTACTTAACTGCTGGCATGCATTCTGCAATGCTCCGCATCACTGCAAGTTGCCTACCCCACGAGGAACGACGCCCATGACCGCCTTCGCCTACAACGCCTGGTACCCGCTCGCCTGGTCGCGGGACATCGGACGCGAGATCGTCGCGCGCCGCGTGCTCGAGCAGGACCTCGCGATCTACCGCACGGAGGAGGGCGCCGTCGCCGCGCTGGAGGACGCCTGCCCGCACCGGCTGGCGCCCCTGACCATCGGCTGGCTCCAGGGCGATGCCATCCAGTGCGCCTACCACGGCCTCACTTTCGACTGCAGCGGCCGCTGCGTGCACGCACCGGGCATGCCGCGCGTGCCGGAAAGCTTCCGCGTGCGCAGCTATCCCACCGCCGAGAGCATGGGCATGGTCTGGGTCTGGATGGGCGATGCCGAGAAGGCCGACCGCAGCCAGGTGTTCCACCTGCCGCAGTACGACGACCCGGGCTACAGCGTGGTCGAGGGTGACGCGCTGCTCGTGCAGGCCAACTACCTGAGCCTCGCCGACAACCTCTGCGACCCCACGCATGTGGTCTACGTGCACCAGACCACGCTGGCGAGCGCCGGCCGCGAGGAAACGCGCGTGCAGCACGAGCGCCAGGGCAACAAGGTCGTGACCTGGCGCTGGGTGATCGACGGCCCGCTGATCCCGATCTTCGAAGGCCTCAAGGACTTCGGGGGCAATGTCGACCGCTGGCACTACTACCACTACCACGCCCCCAGTATCGCGGTGATCGACTTCGGCTCCGCCCGCACCGGCACCGGCGCACCGGAGGGCAACCGCGACGACTGCATCCAGATGTACGCCTGCCACTTCATCACGCCCATCGACCAGCGCAGCTGCGTGCAGCACTGGCTGTGCCTGAAGAACTCGCCCGCCGACCCGGTGGTCGACGAACGCCTGAAAAGCAGCCTGCGCATGGCCTTCAACGAGGACAAGCGCGTGCTCGAGGCCATCCAGCGCAACGAGGACAAGCCGCGCCAATGGCACCGCATCAATCTCGCGCTCGATGGCTCCTCCATCAAGATGCGCCGTATCGTCGAGGAGATGGCCGCTGAATGAAGCTCTCCCCCAGGTTGGCTCACTTCGTGTAGCCGCCCACCCCCTCACCGGGGGCAACACCAGCGGCCCGGCAAAGCCGGTTCCGCGGTGTTCCCCGGCTTGCCTGCACAGCTTCGAAGCGACTGATTGAGCCACGAGTCGCTACCTTTTTCTCCGTCCCCAGACATCGCCAGAAAGGACTTCGCCATGCGTCTCATGCTCTCCGTGTCCGCCCGCCTGCTGGCGGCCAGTCTCTGCCTCGCAGGCGCGCACGCCGCCGCGCAGGACACCATCAAGATCGGCGAGATCAACAGCTACAAGGCCTTGCCGCAGAACCTGGTGCCCTACAAGCAAGGCTGGCTGCTGGCGCAGGAAGAGATCAACGCGGCGGGCGGCGTGCTCGGCAAGAAGCTGGAGACGGTGTTCCGCGACGACAACGGCAACCCCGGCGATGCGGTGCGCATGGCGGAGGAGCTGCTCGCGCGCGAGAAGGTCGACATCCTCTCCGGCGTGACGCTCTCGCATGTAGGGTTGGCGTTGACCGATTTCGCCAAGCAGAAGAAGTTCTTCTTCCTCGCCTCCGGCCCCCTCAGCGACAAGGTCGTGTGGGACAACGGCAACCGCTACACCTACCGCCTGCGCTCCGGCACGTACGCGCTCGCCACCTCGGTGATCAGCGAAGCGGTCAAGCTGAAGAAGAAACGCTGGGCGCTGGTCTACCCCAACTACGAGTACGGCCAGGCGGCCGTGGCGGCCTTCAAGGAGAACATGAAGAAGGCGCAGCCCGATGTCGAGTTCGTGGCGGAGCAGTCGCCGCCGCTCGGCAAGATCGACGCCGGCGCCGTGGTGCAGGCGCTGGCCGATGCCAAGCCGGATGCCATCTTCAACGTCATGTTCGGCAGCGACCTGACCAAGCTTGCACGCGAGGGCAAGACCCGCGGCCTGTTCGAAGGCCGCGAGGTGGTGAGCCTGCTCACCGGCGAGCCCGAGTACCTCGATCCGCTGAAGGACGACGCGCCCGCCAACTGGATCGTGACCGGCTACCCCTACGCCAGCATCGACACGCCCGAGCACAAGGCCTTTCTCGCCGCCTACCAGAAGAAATACAACGACTATCCGCGCCTGAACTCGGTCGTGGGTTATGCCACCGTCAAGGCGATCGCCGCGGGCGTGCAGAAGGCCGGCTCGACCGACACCGAGAAGCTGGTCGCGGCTTTCAAGGGCCTGAAGTTCGACTCGCCCTTCGGGCCGGTCGTGTTCCGGCCGCAGGACAACCAGTCGACGCTCGGCATCTTCGTCGGCCGTACCGCGGTGAAGGACGGCAAGGGCGTGATGCCCTCGGGCACCTACCTCGACGGCGCGAAGCTGCAGCCGGCCGACGAGCAGATCCGCAAGCTGCGCAACCCCTCGTGATGAGCGCGACCCTTCCGCCGATCGGCTGCAACGGCCGCGGCGCGCAGGCCTCGTCGCTCGAGCGGCCGGTGTCGCTGGCCGAGCCCTCGGTCGAGGAGCAGTTCCGCCTGGTGCGCGAGAGCGGCGCGTTCGACTGCTTCGACCGCCTGCCGATGCCCGGCCAGGTCGACACCTACCTGCGCTGCATCGAGCGCTTCGGCCTGCCGGTGCACACCGCGAGCTGGTTCTATGCGCTCGGGCGCGACGAGGCGCTGCTTGCCGACAAGCTGCGGCTCGCGGCCGAGGTCGGCGCCCGCACCCACAACATCATGCTGCATTGGCACGATGCGACGGGGCGGCCCATCGGCAACGACGAGGTGGTCGACTTCTACCTGCGCGCCTACGACGAAGGCATGGCGCGCGGCGTGGAGCCGGCCTTCGAGTTTCACGTCAACATGTGGAGCGAGGACCCGCGGCGTGTTGCGCCGGTGGCCGAGGCGGTGCGCCGACGCGGCGTGCCCTTTCACTTCACGCTGGACTACAGCCATGCGATCTTCAAGATCGGCAATGCGCAGGAGCTGGCGATCTGCGGATTGACGGAAGACATCGCTTCGGAGCGCGCGGTGCTCGACCCCTTCAAGCCCGGCAGCTTCGTGGACCAATGGCTGGAGATGGGCATCGTGCGCTGGCTGCAGGTGCGCAGCGTGGCGCCGAACGGGCCGCGCAACCGATGGTCGCTGGGCGACTCGGGCGAAGCCGTCGCGGCCGTGCCTGACCATTCCATCTTTCCGTACGCGAAGGGCGAACCGGGCCGCGGCATTCTCTATCCCTTCACCGAGCCGGCGCGCGGCGAATGGCACTCGCCGTGGGACTCGGGCGCGCTCGCCTGTACGCGCGAGGTGGTTCGAAAGGTGCTGGCTTACCACCGCACGCACGAAGATTCGCCACTGCGCTGGATCACCACCGAGATGATCAACCTGCCCGACTACGCGCACAACGCGCGCTTCTCGCTGATCGGGCAGAACGCGGCCATCGCGCGCTTCGTGCGCGATCAGTGGGCCACACTCGGCCCGGCCTGATCACTTCTTTGCAGCGGGCGGCTTGCGCCGGGGCTTGGGCGCGGCTTGCGCCACGGCGGATTCGTCGCCGGTCGCAAGCATGCGCAGCACCACGTCGCAGATGTGCGCGCGCCAGGCTGTGCGGCGCGGCCGGCTCATCAGGTCAGCACCGATCCAGGTGGCGCAGGTGTACTGGTTCGAGAGATAGAAGAAGCCGAGCGACATGATCGTCATGAGCACATGCTCGGACGACACGTCGCGGCGGAACACCCCGCGCGCCTGCCCGTTCTCGAGCAGGGTCGCGACCGTGTGCACCAGCGGCAGCGCGGTGCGCTCCACCACCTGCGGCGCTTGCCGGATGTGCTTGCCGCGCAGCAGGTTCTCGTTCATGAGCAGCCGCAGCAGGTTCGGGTGCGAGAGGTAGTGGTCCCACGAATGCTGCACGAGCTGGCGCATGCCTTCGACCGGGTCCTCGGGGGTCACGAACTCGCGCTGCGCGCCGATCATGTCCTCGTAGATCTTCGCCAGCACGGCCTGGTAGAGGCGCTCCTTGTTGCCGTAGTAGTAGTACAGCATGCGGTCCACCGTGCCGGCCGCGGCGCTGACGCGCTCGATGCGCGCGCCGGCGAATCCGTGCTCGGCGAACTCCTCGACGGCAGCGTCGAGGATGCGGGTTTCGAGCAGTTCCGTGCGCTCGCGCCGCAGGCGCCGGCGTGTCGGGCCGCCTCCCTCGGCCGGCGCAGGCTCGCCCGCGTTTGCCGCAGGGCGGCCGGTGCGGCCGGCGGAAGAGGATCGTTCTGGCACGGTGGAGTCGCTCCTTGTCATTGCGGGTCCGGGCAACGGACGATGAAGAGGCATTCTCTCGCATGCCGATCGAGGCGTGGGCAGGATCGACCCGGCGCATGAGGGAGCAGCGTCGTGTGCGGCGTCCCCGGTTCAGTGCGATCTTGCCGAGGAATGCTCTCGACACCGACCGACCCGAGTGGGTGGCGCGGGCGAGCCCCCTCACTTGCGGCTAACGCTCACGCAGACTCTCACCGGTATGCTGGACCAGTGGCGACAGGAAATATTCGATCACTCGCCGCTTGCCTGTCTTGATCTCGACCGACGCCGCCATGCCGGGGCTGAGGTTGACCTCCGTGCCTTCGACCAGGAGGGCCGACCTGGCCAACTTCACCCGCGTCGAGTAGATCAACCCCCGCTTTTCGTCATTGATCGCGTCATGCGAGACCGACGTCACCTTGGCATGGATGGTGCCGTACCTGGTGTACTGGAAGGTTTCGACCTTGACCTCCGCCTCCTGATCGGGTTTGACGAATCCGATGTCCTTGTTCTCGATGAAGGCCTCCACCTCCAGCGGGTTGTCGCGCGGCACGATCATCATCAGCGGCTGCGCGGGAGTGACCACGCCGCCCATCGTGTGCACTGCCAATTGCTGTACGGTGCCATCGACCGGTGAGGCCAATTGCATCAGCTTGCTGCGCGAATCGGCCTTCAAGTACTCCTGTTCCAGTGCGGCGCGCTTTTGCTCCCCATCGGTGAGGCTGTCGAGCGCGGTGCGTCGGGTACCGGCCGTCTGCTCCTGGCGCTGGCCCTTGGCTTCACGAAGCGCAGCTTCGATTTCCATCAGCCGGCTTCTCTGGTTCGCCAGATCGGCCTCCTGTTCGATGCGTGCCTGTTCCCGCTCGAGATAGCCGTGCTTCGAGACGAAGTTCTGATCGACCAGATTCTTGAAGTCCCTGGCGCGCTGCTGGGCGATCGGCACGGTCTGCTCCAGTTTGCGCACCAGCTCCAGCGTGGAGCGCAATTCCGCTTCTCGCCGTGCCACCTCGGCATCGATACGTCCCAGCTTGGCGGCGTATTCGGCCACTTGTCCTGCCAGCAAGCGTTGTGCTTCCATGAACTGGAGATCCGTCACCTGTTCCGGTCGATCCAGCTTGGGCGCTGTGCCCTTGTCGATCGCTTGCAGCAGGGACTGCCCGCGTGCGACTTGCAGACGGGCCATGGCCAGGTCGCCCTGCACCCGGTCCTTGTCGGCTTGCAGGGTGGTGCCGTCGAGTTCGATCAGCACATCGCCCGCCTTGACCTGCTGCCCGTCGCTGACCAGGATGCGTTTCACGGTGGCGGTCTCGAACGGCTGGATGGTCTTGGTGCGGCCGTTGGGCACCACTTTGCCTTGCGCCGTAGCCACCACGTCGATACGACCGAGTACCGCCCAGAGCAAGGTCAGCAGCGCAAAGGACAGCAGCATCCACATGGCGAGCCGTGGCGCGGGTGACACCGGGGTTTCCTGCAGCGACAGCGCTGCAGGCAGGAATTGCAACTCATGCGGCTGCCGCTCCATGGTTTCCATCTGTGCCCGATGACGCCACGCACGGGCGAACGCTGCCGTGTAGCGGCGCAACAAGTCCCTGGAGGCTTGAAGTCGCGGCTTTGCGTTCACCGGCGCACCGGCGCCTTCGACCGCGGTTTCATTCGCCTTGGGAGCGGACGTGCGGCTCATCACATCATCCTTGCTGCAAGCGATGAAGCCGTGCGTAGTGGCCTGCCTCGTGCTTCAGCAGCTCTGCATGGCTGCCGCTTTCGGCGATCTGCCCGCGATCCATCACCACGATGCGGTGGGCATCGCGCACCGCCGAAAGCCGATGCGCGATGATGATCACCGTGCGGCCCTGGCAGATGGCCTTCATGTTGTTCTGGATGATGCGCTCGCTCTCGTAATCCAGCGCGCTGGTCGCCTCA
Protein-coding regions in this window:
- a CDS encoding xylose isomerase: MSATLPPIGCNGRGAQASSLERPVSLAEPSVEEQFRLVRESGAFDCFDRLPMPGQVDTYLRCIERFGLPVHTASWFYALGRDEALLADKLRLAAEVGARTHNIMLHWHDATGRPIGNDEVVDFYLRAYDEGMARGVEPAFEFHVNMWSEDPRRVAPVAEAVRRRGVPFHFTLDYSHAIFKIGNAQELAICGLTEDIASERAVLDPFKPGSFVDQWLEMGIVRWLQVRSVAPNGPRNRWSLGDSGEAVAAVPDHSIFPYAKGEPGRGILYPFTEPARGEWHSPWDSGALACTREVVRKVLAYHRTHEDSPLRWITTEMINLPDYAHNARFSLIGQNAAIARFVRDQWATLGPA
- a CDS encoding HlyD family type I secretion periplasmic adaptor subunit, translated to MLRRYTAAFARAWRHRAQMETMERQPHELQFLPAALSLQETPVSPAPRLAMWMLLSFALLTLLWAVLGRIDVVATAQGKVVPNGRTKTIQPFETATVKRILVSDGQQVKAGDVLIELDGTTLQADKDRVQGDLAMARLQVARGQSLLQAIDKGTAPKLDRPEQVTDLQFMEAQRLLAGQVAEYAAKLGRIDAEVARREAELRSTLELVRKLEQTVPIAQQRARDFKNLVDQNFVSKHGYLEREQARIEQEADLANQRSRLMEIEAALREAKGQRQEQTAGTRRTALDSLTDGEQKRAALEQEYLKADSRSKLMQLASPVDGTVQQLAVHTMGGVVTPAQPLMMIVPRDNPLEVEAFIENKDIGFVKPDQEAEVKVETFQYTRYGTIHAKVTSVSHDAINDEKRGLIYSTRVKLARSALLVEGTEVNLSPGMAASVEIKTGKRRVIEYFLSPLVQHTGESLRER
- a CDS encoding TetR family transcriptional regulator yields the protein MPERSSSAGRTGRPAANAGEPAPAEGGGPTRRRLRRERTELLETRILDAAVEEFAEHGFAGARIERVSAAAGTVDRMLYYYYGNKERLYQAVLAKIYEDMIGAQREFVTPEDPVEGMRQLVQHSWDHYLSHPNLLRLLMNENLLRGKHIRQAPQVVERTALPLVHTVATLLENGQARGVFRRDVSSEHVLMTIMSLGFFYLSNQYTCATWIGADLMSRPRRTAWRAHICDVVLRMLATGDESAVAQAAPKPRRKPPAAKK
- a CDS encoding error-prone DNA polymerase, producing MPELGDKQIRKQERASATVHALQPRLPQREAGPPKPPTPPMPPGLPSYAELHCLTNFSFQRGASHPEELVQRAYELGYEALAITDECSVAGVVRAFEGLRELLENLDPSEHHPFRLLFGSEFRFERFKLVAIAHDLDGWGNLCEFITAARIAAPKGTYEVSLEGSDLASLRNCEILFVPLRTPGATPDAEALGADLAEVARLFAGHLWIAAELPNELDDDLWLATLLQAGAQAGVPLLAAGDVHMHVRSRKPLQDVITAVREGRAVAECGFALQSNAERHLRSRLRLSNLYPAELLANTLEVARRCTFDLNVIREHYKYPLENVANGETPAQTLVRKTWEGAREKYPQGVPEKVQGQIRHELDLIIEMHYEMFFLTVEDIVHFARSRKILCQGRGSSANSAVCFCLGITAIDPETGNLLFERFLSRERREPPDIDVDFEHQRREEVIQYIYQKYGRERAAIAAVVICYRSRSALRDVGKALGIDARLVDEFAKDHYWFDGVVLDQRLEEAMQRSGVQEAMPRLLQWIELTQQLRGFPRHLSQHVGGFVLTQSKLTRLVPVENASMKDRSVIQWEKDDLETMGMLKVDVLALGMLSAIRRTLALVNGWRGTSLQMHQIPNDDEAVFDMICDADTIGVFQIESRAQMTMLPRLKPRCYYDLVIEVAIVRPGPIQGGMVHPYLKNRERLRKGGEIAYRYPDLIPALGRTLGVPIFQEQVMQIAMIAARFTPDQADRLRRSMAAWKRKGGVEKFHEPLVDGMVDNGYDREFAEAIFKQVQGFGEYGFPESHAASFALLVIVSSWLKLHEPACFLAAMLDSQPMGFYSPSQLVQDARRHGVEVRPVDVTASELDCTLESSAVAPSISPHFATRPGRPRQPAVRLGLRRIASLGEAGAQRIVEARNQAPFTSTEDLALRAELDAKDMAALAAADALLALSGQRRQQVWDATAQRRAPALLKGVPIHERALQLPLAPEGEEIVGDYASLGFTLRRHPLALLRPRLARMKLSSAEQLRDLPSGQTVRACGMVMGRQRPQTANDTIFVTLEDETGNVNVIVWKHVVEAWREQVLKSQLLAVQGTWQRDVDSGGEVRHVVATGFRDLTPLLGRLASSSRSRDFH
- a CDS encoding ABC transporter substrate-binding protein, which translates into the protein MRLMLSVSARLLAASLCLAGAHAAAQDTIKIGEINSYKALPQNLVPYKQGWLLAQEEINAAGGVLGKKLETVFRDDNGNPGDAVRMAEELLAREKVDILSGVTLSHVGLALTDFAKQKKFFFLASGPLSDKVVWDNGNRYTYRLRSGTYALATSVISEAVKLKKKRWALVYPNYEYGQAAVAAFKENMKKAQPDVEFVAEQSPPLGKIDAGAVVQALADAKPDAIFNVMFGSDLTKLAREGKTRGLFEGREVVSLLTGEPEYLDPLKDDAPANWIVTGYPYASIDTPEHKAFLAAYQKKYNDYPRLNSVVGYATVKAIAAGVQKAGSTDTEKLVAAFKGLKFDSPFGPVVFRPQDNQSTLGIFVGRTAVKDGKGVMPSGTYLDGAKLQPADEQIRKLRNPS
- a CDS encoding aromatic ring-hydroxylating dioxygenase subunit alpha, which encodes MTAFAYNAWYPLAWSRDIGREIVARRVLEQDLAIYRTEEGAVAALEDACPHRLAPLTIGWLQGDAIQCAYHGLTFDCSGRCVHAPGMPRVPESFRVRSYPTAESMGMVWVWMGDAEKADRSQVFHLPQYDDPGYSVVEGDALLVQANYLSLADNLCDPTHVVYVHQTTLASAGREETRVQHERQGNKVVTWRWVIDGPLIPIFEGLKDFGGNVDRWHYYHYHAPSIAVIDFGSARTGTGAPEGNRDDCIQMYACHFITPIDQRSCVQHWLCLKNSPADPVVDERLKSSLRMAFNEDKRVLEAIQRNEDKPRQWHRINLALDGSSIKMRRIVEEMAAE